The nucleotide sequence GCTCCGTGCCCGACGCCACTCCAGGCCGCGTGCAGCTGGGCGAGCAGGCCAGCGGCATCAACTCGCGCAAGCGCCCGGAAAGCCTCAACACCAACGAGGCCAACACCACCTCGCAGGAAACCCGCCTGCGTCGCCTCAACGGCGCTCCGGTCGATACTGTGCGGCGGCCCTAGCTACGCCTCAGGCCTCCCGATAACACACCGGCCCGCTACCTCCTGAGAAGTAGCGGGCCGGTGTGTTATCGGCAAGCAGGTTGGTTAGGCCTCCGTAGTGTCGGCTGTGGTCGGCGTATTGTCTGCGCTGGCAGCGGCGGGCTTGGGCGCGGCGGCGCGAGAGCGGGACGCCGCGGGCCGGGCGGCCGGCTTGGCCGGAGCTGCCTTGGCGGCTGGCGCGGCGGCGGGCTTCGCGGCCGTGGTTTTGGCTGCCGGCTGCTGGCGGGGAGTGGCCGGTTTAGCGGCTGGCTTAGCTGCCGGGCGGGCGGCGGGCTTGGCCGGAGCGGCAGCTGTCGTGGGGTCCGATTCGGTGGAAATGCTGTCGGAGGCGGCGGCGGTACCGTTTTCGTGGTGGCGCACTATCGTGTGCAGAGCCTGCTCAAACAGGTGCTCCATGTCGGCGTCGAGGCGCTGGGTGGCGTCTTTCACCACTTCCTGCAGCTTGGCCTTGGTTTCCTTGCGGATGCGCTTCACCACTTCGCTGATGCGGCCATCCAGCTCTTTCTGCAGTTGCTTGGCGGCCGTTTTCAGGGCTTTCTTCTGCGACGCCTTCTTGCCCGAACGGGAGTCGGAAAGGGCGCTGGCGGTGTTTTTAGCAGCTTTGGCGGCTTTGCGCTGGGCTTTTTCGGCCGGATCTTTTTCCTTTTTCGCCTTCTTGGCAGGTTTCTCCTGATCGGGGTTTTTCATGGCTTGAAAGATTAGGGAGGGGAAGACTAGTGGCCCGTAGTACGCAAAATGCCGCCGTAGGTATCCGAAATATAGAAGGATTAATAGGTAAAGTTGCTGGCCACCCCATTCCGCTGCCTGGCGCCGGCCTTCCCGCAACTAGGCGGCGGAGGCGCGCTGCCGCAGCAGCCTGTGCGCGCCAACCGGCGGCATTCCTCTTTATTCCTCGTTCCTTTGCACTCCCGTTGGCTGCCCGGCCGCGGCTTTCTTTCGATTTAGTTGATTTCTGCCCCCGATATGGCTTCATCTGCCCCTAAGCGCTACACCGTTACGGCCGCGCTGCCCTACGCCAACGGCCCCGTGCACATCGGCCACTTGGCCGGCGTGTACCTGCCCGCCGACATCTACGTGCGCTACCTGCGCGCCCAGCAGCGCGACGTAAAATTCATCTGCGGCTCCGATGAGCACGGCGTGCCCATCACCATCCGGGCCCAGAAGGAAGGCGTCACGCCCCAGCAGGTAGTCGATAAGTACCACGCCATCATCCGCGACTCGTTCCAGGATTTCGGCGTGTCGTTCGATATCTACTCGCGCACGTCCTCTAAAACGCACGCCGAAGTAGCTAGCGGCTTTTTCAAGAAGCTCTACGAGGAAGGCAAGTTCATCGAGCAGACCTCCGAACAGTACTATGACGAGAAAGCCGACCAGTTTCTGGCCGACCGCTACATCGTGGGGACCTGCCCCAACTGCGGCAACGAAAACGCCTATGGCGACCAGTGCGAGAAGTGCGGCACCTCGCTCAGCCCCACCGAGCTGATCAACCCCCGCTCCATGCTCTCGGGCAACCACCCTGTGCTGCGCGAAACCAAGCACTGGTATCTGCCCCTCGACCAGTACGAGCCCTGGCTGCGCGAGTGGATTGTGGAAGGCCACAAGCAGGACTGGAAAGCCAACGTGTACGGCCAGTGTAAATCCTGGATCGACCAGGGCCTGCACCCCCGCGCCGTAACCCGCGACCTGGACTGGGGCGTGCCCGTGCCGGTTGCCGGGGCCGAGGGCAAGGTGCTGTACGTGTGGTTTGATGCGCCCATCGGCTACATCTCGGCCACCAAAGACCTGCTACCCGACACCTGGGAAACCTACTGGAAAGACCCCGAAACCAAGCTGGTGCATTTCATCGGCAAGGACAACATCGTGTTCCACTGCATCATCTTCCCCACGATGCTCAAGGCCCACGGCGACTATATCCTGCCCGATAACGTGCCCGCCAACGAGTTCCTGAACCTGGAAGGCGACAAAATCAGCACGAGCCGCAACTGGGCCGTGTGGCTGCACGAGTACCTGCAGGATTTCCCCGGTCAGGCCGACGTGCTGCGCTACGTGCTCTGCGCCAACGCCCCCGAAACCAAGGACAACGACTTCACCTGGAAAGACTTTCAGGCCCGCAACAACAACGAGCTGGTAGCCAACCTCGGCAACTTCGTGAACCGGGCCGTGGTACTCACCCATAAGTTCTTCGAAGGCAAAGTACCCGCCGCCGTGGGCTTCACCACCGAGGACGAGGATGTGCTGCGCCAGCTGCAGGAATTCCCGGCCCGCATCGGCGAGCTGATTGACAACTACCGCTTCCGCGACGCCCTGAACGAGCTGATGAACCTCTCGCGCCTCGGCAACAAGTACCTGGCCGACCAGGAGCCCTGGAAGCTCATCAAAACCGACGAGGCCCGTACCGGCACCGTGCTGCACGTGTCGCTGCAGCTGGCCGCCGCCATGGTTACACTGCTGGAGCCCTTCCTGCCCGAAGCCGCCGCCCGTCTGGGCCGGATGCTCAACACCGAGAAAGGCACCTGGCCCCAGGCCGGCCGCCCCGACGCGCTGCCCGCCGGCCATCAGCTGGCCGAAGCCGCGCTGCTGTTCACCAAAATCGAGGATGCTACCGTGGAAGCCCAGGTGCAGAAGCTGCTCGACACCAAGAAAGCCAACGAACTGGCCGCCGCCGTAGCCGCCCCCGCGAAAGAGGACGTGAGCTTCGAGCAGTTCCAGCAGATGGATCTGCGCATCGGCACCATCGTGGCCGCCGAGAAGGTCGCCAAAACCAAAAAGCTGCTCAAACTGAGCGTAGACCTCGGTTTCGACGAGCCCCGTACCATCGTGTCGGGCATTGCCGAGCACTTCCTGCCCGAGGCCCTCATTGGCCAGCAGGTGCAGGTGCTGCTCAACCTCGCCCCCCGCGAAATCAAAGGTATCCAGAGCCAGGGCATGCTCCTGATGGCCGAAAACGCTGACGGCGTACTCAGCCTCATGCAGCCCAGCAGCCCCGTGCGCCCTGGTTCGGGCGTGGCGTAGGGTCGCGTAGCTTACCATCCACAAAAAAAGTCCCTGGCAGCTGCGCAGCTGCCAGGGACTTTTTTTGTGGAAACCTTTCGGCGCGCTACTTCCAGCGGCTCAGAAACTGGTCGAAGGCTTCGCGGTGCCGGTCGCTGACGGGGATGGTGGCGCTGCCGATCTGCACGGTGCTGCGGCTCACGGATTTCACCTGGTTGAGGGCAATGATGAAGGAACGGTGGATGCGCATGAACTGCCGGGCCGGCAGCCGCTCCTCTAGCGACTTGAGGCTGCTGAGCGACAACAGCGGCCGGGCCTCGCTCTGGCGGTACACCTTCACGTAATCCTTCAGCCCTTCGATGTAGAGAATATCCCGGAAATCAACCCGCACCAACTGGTATTCCACTTTCAGGTAGAGGTAATCCTCCTGGGGCAGGAGGGCTGGCTCGGCGGCGGTAGGGCGGGTGGCATTGGCGTAGGCCAGCGCCTTATCGGCCACCCGGCGGAACTCGGCGTAGTCGAAGGGTTTGAGCAGGTAATCGAGGGCGTCCACCTTGTAGCCTTCCAAGGCGTACTGGTTGAAGGCCGTCGTGAAAACCACCCGGGGCTTGTCGGTGCCGGGGCCTTTGTCGAGCACGCGGGCTAGCTCCAGGCCGTTGAGGTCGGGCATCTGAATATCGAGGAACAGCACATCCACCGCCGTGGTCTGCTGCTGCAGGCCGCGTAACGCTGCCGCCGCGCTGCTGTAGCTACCCACCAACTGCAGAAACGGCGTCTGCTCAATGAAATTGGCAATCAGCCGGAGCGCCAGGGGCTCATCGTCAACCGCAATACAGGTCAGCATAATTGGAAAGTAGGGAGGGAGAAAGGATGGAGCCGTCAGGACTCGTTACGCAGTTGAATACATGTCATCATCCCGGGCGAAGAAATAAGGACGTCATTTCTCGACTTCACTCGAAATGACGAACCTTTTTATTTACCCATTCACCCATTCACACCTCCAGCGAGAGGTGGACGCGGTATTCGTGGGCAGGAGTGAGCTCCGTGATGGTGAGGGTGTGACGGTCCGGGTAGAGCAGGGCCAGGCGGCGGCGCGTGTTGGTCAGGCCGATGCCGCTGTTTTCATCCAGGGCCACCGGCCGGTCGACAAATACGCTGTTCTCCACCAAAACCTCCAGCGTGTGGGCAGTGGGCTGACGCAGGGCAATGCGGATGCGGCTGGGGGCCTCGGTGCTCACGCCGTGCTTGAAGGCGTTTTCGATGAATGTGAGCAGCAGCATGGGCGCAATGGCTACCTCGTGCAGGGGCTGGGGCAGGGTAAACTCCACGGTTACATTGTCGGTCAGGCGCAGCTGCATCAGGTCGAGGTAGTCGCGCACGAACTGGACTTCCTGGCTGAGCGTGGTGGTGGCGTTCTGGTTTTCGTAGAGCACGTAGCGCATCATGCGCGAGAGGCGGTGAATGGCCTCCCGGGCCTGGCTGCCATCGAGCAGGGTGAGGGAGTAGATGTTGTTGAGGGTATTGAAGAAGAAGTGCGGGTTGATCTGGGCCTTCAGCCACGAGAGTTCGGTCAGCAGCTTTTCCTGCTCTAGGGCCTGGCGCAGCGCGGTTTCGCGCTGGCCTCGCTGCACGGCCGCCACGCTGGTGCCGAGCCCCAGCACCAGCGCCGCCGCCAGCAGTGCCGCCGGCGACACCCATCCTCCGTCCGGGCCGCCCCGCGGTGGCCCTGGCCGCTGCCCGGCGGCCGGACCCGGGGCTCGGAACCGGGGCGGGCGGGCGGTTTCGATCCGGCGCAACTGCTGCTGCACCCGCTTGTGAACCACGCCCACGCTCAGCACCGCTCCCGCCACAAAGGCCAGATACAGCACCAGCCGCTGGCGGTACAGCAGCTGAGGCACGGCCCAGTGCACGTTGGCGTAAAACAGGCCCAGCAGCACCACAAACAGGCCCAGTTGCAGGGCGTAGAACGGGCCTGCGGCCGTGCCCCCGCTGGGCTGGGTAAACACCAGCACGGCCAGCAGTGCCCCCACAATGAGGTGCAGCAAGCGGGCCGACGCCAGGTAGGAAGTGAAAAGCGGCATAAACCAAAGAATCAGGACGCGGGCACCGACGGCAGCTCCAGCACCAATACTACGGCATCATAACTTAGCGCTTCCAGTTCTACGCGGGGCGTGTCCCAGAGGCCGAGGGCATCGTGCTGGTGCAGCAGGCGGCCGGCCACCTCGAAGGCCCCGGCCAGCACCACCGCGAAAAAAGAATGGGCCGAATCCGTGAGCACGTATTCCACCTCCTGGCGGCCCGCCAGCTGGCCCAGGGCCACGCGCACCGGCGGGCCCGCAACCACCGGCGCCAGGCAGTTGGCCAGGTCGGCGAAGCGGAAGGGGAACAGCCGGGCGGCGCCCGCAACCCGGGGGGCGGGGCCGGCCAGCCACAGGTGCAGCAGCTGAATGGCGCAGTCGGAGTAGGGGTTGCGCAGCTCCACCACGGTGCCCGCCGCCACGGGCAGCAACAGCAGCTCCTCCACCTGCACCGTCATGGCGTAAGGGTCGGTGGCGGCGTGCACGGCCACGGAGCCCGTTACGGGCAGCACCAGCACCCAGCCCGCGGCTTCGGCTACCTGAGTGGTACAGCTGCCGGCAGCCAGGGTTTCTTCGTGCAGACCCTGGAGTGCGCCAAACGGCATGTGCCCGGCCCCGGCCGCCGGACTCGCGTGAAAGGTGCTGAACCGACGGAATTCGGCCGTTTCCTGGTGCTGGCGCTGGTCGGCTAGAAAGATTTTACCGGGCATGGTCTGCGGGTTGAGAAGTGGAAGCCGGGTGCAGGGCGTGAATGGCCAGGTAGGGCTGAAGCTGAAACAGGGTCGTTCGGATTTCGCCCGTGGTCGGAGCCGGGCAAGGAGAAATCAGCAGGTACGCCCCGATGGTTTCGTGCCAGATTACGGGCTCGGCGTAAAACGTAACGGCTACCTGGTGGCGGCTGGCATCAAGCAGGTCGGAGTTGATAATTTCAAACTGAAACTGCGTGAATTTCAGAAATAGCCGGCCTTGGTTGTCGGCTACGTCGGGTACCCAGCCACCCAGCTGCTGCACGTAGCCGCGGGCGGCGGCACTTACCAGAAACGAGAGCTGCGCCGCTCCCGGCACGTGCTGCACCAGCTCCGCGTAGGTGCGGTACTGCTGGTTGGGATTGACGTTCTGGGCCTGCAGCCGCAGCTCGGCGTACGTATCGGCCAGCACCAGCTTGTCCCAGGACCGCCCCGACTGCGCATCCAGCACCTTCCGATAACTCAACGTGATAATCCGCGGCTGCATATGGAGTGACGGTTTTTGACAATTAGCGGATGGCTATTGGCCGTTAGCTTTCATTTCTTCAGCTAACAGCCTCTACGCCGGCACGCCCAGGGAAATAGCCAGCGTGAAACCAGCGGCGGTACTGCCCGTGACGGTGGCAATCTGGATGCCCGCCGTGTCGTCGCTGAACACATTGTCGCTCTTGTTGGCGGTGTAGCCGCTCAGGCCTTTGGCGTAGCCGTTCACAGCGGCCAGGGCCGTGCCGCTGCCCTCGGGGAAGGCAATTTGCGTGACTTTCAGGGAGGTGCCGTTGGCCGAGTACACGTGCACGTGGATGTGGGTGGCGCGGCCGTTGTACCAGCCCGGGAAAATGGTGGTAAACTTCACCTGTCCGTTGGCGTCGGTGGTCTGGCGGCCGCGCAAAAAGTGCACGTTCTGGTAATTGGTGCTCTGCATGCCCGTGCCGCCGTACTCCGAGTAGTTGCCTTCGGCGTCGCAGTGCCAGATGTCCACCAACACGCCGGCCAGGGGGCTGCAGCTGGCGTTGCTGTTAGTAATGGTGATGGTGGCCGTCATCTCATAGCCAGACTTGCCGTCGCGGATGTCGCTGCGCACGTAGGAGGCCGGCACTTTGGTTGGGAAGGGCCCTTCGGTTTCAGTGGGGGCTACGTTGCAGCCGGTAGTTCCACCGGTCGTGCCCGTGGTGGCGGGCGTGGCATCCGACGATTTGCTGCAGGCTGATAGCACGGCCGGAACGGATAACCCGCCGACGAGCAGGCTTTTGAGGAAGTTTTTTCTTTCCATGACGAGGACGAAAACGAGGTGAGAAACAGGTAACGAAAGCAAAGCTGCCCAGCTTCCCCCTGTTTTCCGCACGCAATCGACCTTCCCCCTTCCTCAACCGACCAACGCCCGATTCTACCGATAAAGCAGCTGCGGCGTAACTGGTTGTCAGTTGTTGGTTGTTAGTAAAAAAGAACGTCATCCTAAGCGGAGCGAAGGATCCTACCAAGCCGGAACGAGTTGTTAATGCGATTCTCGTTCCAGCGTGGTAGGATCCTTCGCTCCGCTTAGGATGACGTTCTCTTTTATTCTTATTGAAAACCGACTACGCCCTTACTCCTTCACATTCACCACGTTCATGGCGCGCTCTACGCCCATAGCCCCAAAAGCCAGCACAGCTTCGGCGGCTTTTTCCAGGCGGCCTTCCAGGTCGATGTTTTCGTCGGCGGAGAAGGGGCTGAGCACGTAGTCCACCTGCCGGCCCTTCGAGAAGCTGGAGTCGATGCCGAAGCGTAGGCGGGCGTACTCGTCGGAGCCCAGGGTTTCCTGAATGTGCTTGAGGCCGTTCTGGCCGCCGGCTGAGCCCTTGGCTTTCAGGCGCAGCTTGCCGAAGGGGAGGGCCAGGTCGTCGGTGACGACGACCATGTTTTCCTTAGTGAGCTTGAGGGTGCTCAGCCAGTGGGCCGCCGCTTTGCCGCTCAGGTTCATGTAGGTGGTGGGCTTCACCAGCACGTAGGTGTGGCCTTTGTGCTTGATTTCAGTGGTGAAGGCGTGGCGGCCCAGCTGCCAGGGCGCGGCGTCGTGTTTGCGGGCCAGGTAGTCGCCCACCATAAAGCCCACGTTGTGGCGCGTATCGGCGTATTCCGGCCCGATGTTGCCTAGGCACAGCACAAGAAACTTCATATCACGGATTTAGACGGATTCTTCGGATTTCACGGATGCAAGGTTGCGCGGCCGGAACAGCAAGTGCACACTGGCCCGGCCGCGCAACGCACACAAAAAAAGCCGCCCTGCGAGCAGGACGGCTTCTTGGGTTGGAATGGCAGGTATGCCGCGTCGTCCACAAAATCCGTGAAATCCGCTTACATCCGTGCCAATCCGTGATCCTTATTTGTCGGCCGACATCTGGCCTTTCAGGGCACGTGGGATGGCCACGGTAGCAATAGGAGCCTGCTCGTTGGTCAGGATGGTGTAGTTGTTTGGCACAACTTTGCTCACCTTGATCGACTTGCCGAGGCCCAGCTCCGAGATGTCTACTTCTACGAATTCGGGCAGGTTTTCGGGGGTAGCACGCACGCGGATTTTGCGCAGCTTGCTCACCAGCTTGCCACCGGCCAGTACGCCTGGCGAAACGCCTACGTACTTCACGGGCACGTCCATCTTCACTTCTTTGCCTTCCTGCAGCTCCAGGAAGTCAACGTGCAGCAGCATTTCGTTTACAGGGTGGAACTGGGCATCCTGTACGATGGCGCTGTAGTGCGTGCCTTCCACGTTCAGGTCCACGATGTGAACTTCGGGCGTGTACAGCAATTCGCGGAAGAGGATAGCGGGGGCAGAGAAGTGAACCTGCTCTTTGCCACCGTACAATACGCATGGTACGTACGATTCGAGGCGGATAGCCTTGGCGTCCTTCTTACCGAGATTCGCTCTTTTAAACCCTACAATCTCGAGGCTTTTCATAAAAGTGTGCTTTTGAGGAAAAAACGCGTGCCCAAAGCAGGCAAACGGGCCGCAAAGATAGACGGATTATCCGACAATAGAAACCCGAATATGCCTTTCTGCTGCTGCGCGGGCCGGGTGGCCTACTGCCCGCCGCCGAGGCCGTCGGTTGCTGACGAGCCCATCTGCTGCTCCACCGTCTGGGCGGCCTGCTGGCGGGCCTGCAGCTGGCGCACGTAGTCGCGGGCGTTGGCGAGCTGGTAGTCGTAGGCGGCTTTGCGGGCAAAGTCCACGGCGCTGCTCAGGCTGCCGTTCATCTCATGGTATACGGCCAGGTTGTAGCAGGCGCGGCCCGCCACTTTCGGGTCGGTGCTTTGGGCGGCCTGGCGCCATACGGTGGCGGCCTGCTCCCAGTCCTCGGCCTGCACCCGCACGTTGGCCTGGCGCAGCAGCTCGTCGCGCTTGGCGCGGGTGTACACTTCCCGCGAGAGGTTCACGTAGGAAGGCGCAATCCGCCGGGCGTACTGGTCGCCGATGCGGGTGGAGACGCGCCGGATGCACTCCTCGGGGGCGGGCAGGCCGCGCAGCGCCTGCTGGTAGGTGTCGCCTTCACTTACAAAATTGAGGCGGTCTTCCTGGCGGGCCTGGTCCACTACCAGCCCCTGCGGGCCATACGTGCGGAAGCCCGTCACCACGCGCATGCTCATGTGCACCACCGTAACCGGCACCTTGCGGTCGGGCTTGTCTTTCTCCTTGATGACACGCTCCTCCACGCTTTGAGTAAGCTGCATGTCTGAGTCGAAGGCCTCCAGCACCACCAGCCCGTCTACCTGCGAGCGGCGGCACACTTCGCGCACGTAGTCGGGGGCCATGGGGGGCAGGAAGAACTCGCGGGTGCGGCCCAGCAGCTGCAGGCTGGCCGGCGTCACGCGGAAGCGGGGGCTGTTGCGCATCAGGGCCTCGCCCACGCTCATCGTGCACGACTCGGCCCCGGCGCGGTCTACCAGCGGGCCTTCGCCGGTGAAAATGCCTTCCAGCACATCAAAAAACTTGTCACGGGGGCTTTCGGGCAGCACGCGGTTGGCGGTGGCTATGCGCTGCATCTGCACGGGCATCGATACCGAAGCCGGCGCCAGGGCCTGCATGTGCACGGTGGTAGTGCAGCTGGCCAGCCCACCCAGGGCCAGCATAGCAGTGAAGCAGCAGAGGAGTAGAGGACGTTTCATGGCGCAGAATAAAAATAAAAAACAGAAAGGGGAACTTTTTACAGTTCCCCTTTCAAGACCGTGCCAAAGCTGCGCCAACCGCGCCGCCGCTTTGGTTTTTCTAGTGATTTTATCCTAAGCCAAAGGCGCCCCTACACAAACAGCGAGCTGATGCTCTCGTGCGACACCACGTTGTGAATGGCCTGCGCAAACAGCGGGGCCAGCGAAATCACCTTCACCTTCGGGTTTTCCTGCTTCAGCGGAATGGTGTCGGTAATCACCAGCTCTTCCAGCGCCGAGTTCAGAATCCGCTCGTGGGCCGGGCCGCTCAGCACACCGTGCGTAATCACAGCCCGCACTGACTTGGCGCCGCGCTCCATCAGCAGCTCGGCGGCTTTGCAGATGGTGCCGGCCGTGTCCACGATGTCGTCCACGAGCACCACGTTCATGCCGGTAACGTCGCCGATTACCTGCATCGAGGCAATTTCGTTGGCCCGCAGGCGCATCTTGTCGCAGACCACGATTTCGGCCCCGAACTTCTTGGCGAAGCCGCGCGTGCGCACCACGCCGCCCACGTCGGGCGAGGCGAAGATGAGGTTCTCTAGGTTGAGCGACTTAATATAAGGGGCCGTGACGGTGGCGCCGTCCAGATGATCAACCGGAATATCGAAGAAGCCCTGGATCTGGCCGGCGTGCAGGTCGCAGGTCATCAGGCGGTCGGTGCCCACGCTTTGCACGAAGTCGGCCACCACTTTGGCGCCGATGCTCACGCGGGGCTTGTCTTTGCGGTCCTGGCGGGCGTAGCCATAGTAGGGCATCACCACGGTAACGGAGGCGGCGGAGGCGCGCTTGGCGGCGTCTACCATCAGCATCAGCTCCATCAGGTTTTCGGCGGGCGGGTTGGTGCTCTGAATCAGGAACACGGCGCAGCCCCGGATGCTTTCGTTGAAGCTCGGCCCCAGCTCCGTATCAGCGAAGCGCTGAATGCTCAGGTCGCCGAGCGGCTGGCCGAACGCTTCGGCAATTTTCAAACCCAGTTCGTGGGAGGCGTTGCCCGCGAATATTTTTACCTGCTGTGACATGGGGTACTTGAAAAGAAGGGAAAGGTGAATCACAGATTTTGCAGATTAAAAAAGGGATTTCACGGATTGAGTAGCGACTACCCATCCGTGAAATCCCTTTTTTTGATCTGCAAAATCTGTGATGTAAAAAGCGAAAGGCGCCGACTCTTCCGGGGAGGAAGAATCAGCGCCTTTCGCGTTGTGGTAGTCGGTTGTCCGACCAGGGCTCGAACCTGGACTTTCTTGAATCAAAATCAAGCGTGTTGCCAGTTACACCATCGGACAATTTCCCATCCGTTTCCGTTACCGGTGTGCCGTTTGGGTTTGCAAATGTAGTACGGCTTTTTTTCAAGGCAAACTTTCGGCGAAAAATTTTTTCAGAAAATTTGGCCTCAGTAGCGTGCAAAAGGGGTTTTGCGGGCTGTGAGTGCCTGATTTTCAGGGTTGGAGAGGCGGAATCCGGACCCGGAAAATTCTTGAAAAAACCTGCTTTGGCAAAGCGGGTATTAAGCCGTAGTTTTGCGGCCTGAATCGTTGCATCCCACTCCATACATAAAAAGTAATGGCGAATACCGGCAAAATCACCCAGGTTATCGGTCCCGTTGTGGACGTGAGCTTCGCGGGTGAAGGCTCTAAGCTCCCCAACATCCTCGACGCCCTCGAAGTCATCAAAGACAACGGCCAGGTCGTTATCCTGGAGTGCCAGCAGCACCTGGGCGAAGACCGTGTGCGCACCATCGCCATGGACTCGACGGAAGGCCTCACCCGTGGCGCCGTCGTGCGTGACCTGGGCGCTCCTATCTCCATGCCTACCGGCGACAGCATCAAAGGTCGTCTGTTCAACGTCATTGGCTACGCCATCGACGGCATTCCACAGCCCACGAGCACCACGCGCCTGCCGATTCACCGCCAGGCTCCGCGCTTCGAAGACCTCGCCACTTCTTCGGAAGTATTCTTCACCGGCATTAAAGTAATCGACCTGCTCGCTCCTTATGTAAAGGGTGGCAAGATTGGTTTGTTCGGTGGTGCCGGCGTAGGCAAAACCGTACTGATTCAGGAGCTGATCAACAACGTAGCCAAGGCCTACTCGGGTCTGTCGGTGTTTGCCGGTGTTGGTGAGCGTACCCGCGAAGGCAATGACCTGCTGCGCGAATTCATCGAAGCCAACATCATTCGCTACGGCGAGGAGTTCAAGCACTCGATGGAAGAAGGCGGCTGGGACCTGAGCAAGGTAGACATGGCCGAGATGGAGAAGTCGCAGGCCACCCTCGTGTTCGGCCAGATGAACGAGCCTCCCGGAGCCCGTGCCCGCGTAGCCCTGTCGGGTCTGACGATTGCCGAAAGCTTCCGCGACGGTGATGGCACCGGCGCCGGCCGCGACATCCTGTTCTTCATCGACAACATCTTCCGCTTCACGCAGGCTGGCTCCGAAGTATCGGCTCTGCTGGGCCGGATGCCGTCGGCCGTAGGTTACCAGCCCACGCTGGCCACCGAAATGGGCGCCATGCAGGAGCGGATTACCTCCACCAAGCGCGGTTCCATCACGTCGGTACAGGCCGTATATGTGCCTGCCGATGACTTGACTGACCCGGCCCCGGCCAACACCTTTGCTCACTTGGACGCCACCACGGTACTGAGCCGCAAAATCGCCGAGCTGGGCATCTACCCCGCCGTTGACCCGCTGGACTCCACCTCGCGCATCCTGTCGGCCGCCGTTCTCGGCGACGAGCACTACAACACCGCCCAGCGCGTGAAAGAGATT is from Hymenobacter yonginensis and encodes:
- a CDS encoding dioxygenase family protein, which gives rise to MERKNFLKSLLVGGLSVPAVLSACSKSSDATPATTGTTGGTTGCNVAPTETEGPFPTKVPASYVRSDIRDGKSGYEMTATITITNSNASCSPLAGVLVDIWHCDAEGNYSEYGGTGMQSTNYQNVHFLRGRQTTDANGQVKFTTIFPGWYNGRATHIHVHVYSANGTSLKVTQIAFPEGSGTALAAVNGYAKGLSGYTANKSDNVFSDDTAGIQIATVTGSTAAGFTLAISLGVPA
- a CDS encoding pirin family protein, producing the protein MPGKIFLADQRQHQETAEFRRFSTFHASPAAGAGHMPFGALQGLHEETLAAGSCTTQVAEAAGWVLVLPVTGSVAVHAATDPYAMTVQVEELLLLPVAAGTVVELRNPYSDCAIQLLHLWLAGPAPRVAGAARLFPFRFADLANCLAPVVAGPPVRVALGQLAGRQEVEYVLTDSAHSFFAVVLAGAFEVAGRLLHQHDALGLWDTPRVELEALSYDAVVLVLELPSVPAS
- the pth gene encoding aminoacyl-tRNA hydrolase; translation: MKFLVLCLGNIGPEYADTRHNVGFMVGDYLARKHDAAPWQLGRHAFTTEIKHKGHTYVLVKPTTYMNLSGKAAAHWLSTLKLTKENMVVVTDDLALPFGKLRLKAKGSAGGQNGLKHIQETLGSDEYARLRFGIDSSFSKGRQVDYVLSPFSADENIDLEGRLEKAAEAVLAFGAMGVERAMNVVNVKE
- the metG gene encoding methionine--tRNA ligase, which encodes MASSAPKRYTVTAALPYANGPVHIGHLAGVYLPADIYVRYLRAQQRDVKFICGSDEHGVPITIRAQKEGVTPQQVVDKYHAIIRDSFQDFGVSFDIYSRTSSKTHAEVASGFFKKLYEEGKFIEQTSEQYYDEKADQFLADRYIVGTCPNCGNENAYGDQCEKCGTSLSPTELINPRSMLSGNHPVLRETKHWYLPLDQYEPWLREWIVEGHKQDWKANVYGQCKSWIDQGLHPRAVTRDLDWGVPVPVAGAEGKVLYVWFDAPIGYISATKDLLPDTWETYWKDPETKLVHFIGKDNIVFHCIIFPTMLKAHGDYILPDNVPANEFLNLEGDKISTSRNWAVWLHEYLQDFPGQADVLRYVLCANAPETKDNDFTWKDFQARNNNELVANLGNFVNRAVVLTHKFFEGKVPAAVGFTTEDEDVLRQLQEFPARIGELIDNYRFRDALNELMNLSRLGNKYLADQEPWKLIKTDEARTGTVLHVSLQLAAAMVTLLEPFLPEAAARLGRMLNTEKGTWPQAGRPDALPAGHQLAEAALLFTKIEDATVEAQVQKLLDTKKANELAAAVAAPAKEDVSFEQFQQMDLRIGTIVAAEKVAKTKKLLKLSVDLGFDEPRTIVSGIAEHFLPEALIGQQVQVLLNLAPREIKGIQSQGMLLMAENADGVLSLMQPSSPVRPGSGVA
- a CDS encoding DUF6340 family protein, which codes for MKRPLLLCCFTAMLALGGLASCTTTVHMQALAPASVSMPVQMQRIATANRVLPESPRDKFFDVLEGIFTGEGPLVDRAGAESCTMSVGEALMRNSPRFRVTPASLQLLGRTREFFLPPMAPDYVREVCRRSQVDGLVVLEAFDSDMQLTQSVEERVIKEKDKPDRKVPVTVVHMSMRVVTGFRTYGPQGLVVDQARQEDRLNFVSEGDTYQQALRGLPAPEECIRRVSTRIGDQYARRIAPSYVNLSREVYTRAKRDELLRQANVRVQAEDWEQAATVWRQAAQSTDPKVAGRACYNLAVYHEMNGSLSSAVDFARKAAYDYQLANARDYVRQLQARQQAAQTVEQQMGSSATDGLGGGQ
- a CDS encoding sensor histidine kinase, producing the protein MPLFTSYLASARLLHLIVGALLAVLVFTQPSGGTAAGPFYALQLGLFVVLLGLFYANVHWAVPQLLYRQRLVLYLAFVAGAVLSVGVVHKRVQQQLRRIETARPPRFRAPGPAAGQRPGPPRGGPDGGWVSPAALLAAALVLGLGTSVAAVQRGQRETALRQALEQEKLLTELSWLKAQINPHFFFNTLNNIYSLTLLDGSQAREAIHRLSRMMRYVLYENQNATTTLSQEVQFVRDYLDLMQLRLTDNVTVEFTLPQPLHEVAIAPMLLLTFIENAFKHGVSTEAPSRIRIALRQPTAHTLEVLVENSVFVDRPVALDENSGIGLTNTRRRLALLYPDRHTLTITELTPAHEYRVHLSLEV
- a CDS encoding 50S ribosomal protein L25/general stress protein Ctc; this translates as MKSLEIVGFKRANLGKKDAKAIRLESYVPCVLYGGKEQVHFSAPAILFRELLYTPEVHIVDLNVEGTHYSAIVQDAQFHPVNEMLLHVDFLELQEGKEVKMDVPVKYVGVSPGVLAGGKLVSKLRKIRVRATPENLPEFVEVDISELGLGKSIKVSKVVPNNYTILTNEQAPIATVAIPRALKGQMSADK
- a CDS encoding LytR/AlgR family response regulator transcription factor is translated as MMLTCIAVDDEPLALRLIANFIEQTPFLQLVGSYSSAAAALRGLQQQTTAVDVLFLDIQMPDLNGLELARVLDKGPGTDKPRVVFTTAFNQYALEGYKVDALDYLLKPFDYAEFRRVADKALAYANATRPTAAEPALLPQEDYLYLKVEYQLVRVDFRDILYIEGLKDYVKVYRQSEARPLLSLSSLKSLEERLPARQFMRIHRSFIIALNQVKSVSRSTVQIGSATIPVSDRHREAFDQFLSRWK